The sequence GAAGCACCCTCTGAGACCACTGGGCACGCGCAGTAGAGATAGAACGGGTACGCCATGACCAGGAAGACAGGCAGAACGACTGTGATGGCTTGAGCTAACGCCACCAGCCAGTGCGTCCCTGCCGCGACCAGCAATCGCCCGCAatttctccgctctctctcgttgCCCTGCGAGAACGAGTCTCGTCTCTTGACTTGCAGactggcgccgctcgccatATCCTCTCCAGGGCGCGATGTCAGTCGTTGTGTCGCGTTCTCTGTTTCGCCTCGCACGGCGCGGCACGCCGCACCAACtactccgccgcgccgtgaCTCCGCTTTCGTGGTCGTATCGCCACTCAAACGCTCTCCCGCGGAGCCGGTGGGggacgcgtcgtcgcctaCAAGAGCCCGAAGCACGGGGCAGGTCCTCAGCGTGTGAAAGAACAGcggagcgagggcgagcgatcCATTGGAGCGCagaaaggaggcgaggcagaaaagaAAGGTCGCCCCccagcggaggcagaaaggagagagaagcacaCGCAGCAGAAACTCAGCAAGTTGCCTACCCCATGCCAAACGCGCTCTGCTTCCGCAGCGAGCACGACCCGCCTCTGAGGTGGCGCTCCTGCTGGATGACCAACACGTCACCTGTCCCTCTTCCGAATccatctctctctgtctgctcgTCTCATAAACGGCGTTACGCCCGTGTGCGCAGAGCGTGGATGCCTTTCGAGAGACAGAACGCgtcgacgcagcagcgagtcgccgctccgaggaaagaagaagatACAGGCCCCATGCgctcagcgccgcgaagaggctCTCCGTGTACGCGGCGCTCATGTGAATGTTTGCGGCAGAAAAACAGAACCAACCCGCAGCTAGAAAAGCGATGCGGCGAtggtcgcctccctcgcctgcgcctcgctcctcctcgcgctcgttcGTTTTGCCTgaggccgcctctgccgattctgctcctctctctgcgagccagccgcgccgatcgctcctccgccgcggcgcctgtgcaCCTATCGAGGGGAGCAGCTCGCCATCTCTGTGCCTCACTGCTGTCAACCACGGCCTTCcaggagaggacgccgcttgtttcgcgtcctctgcggctttTTTCTCCGCACGCAGGTGCAGGCGGGCGACTTCGAAGACGCCGATCGCGGCGAGAACGAACGCCACGTTGCTCACGAAGACGGCAGCAAGCCCGTAGAGGGTCGCGTCATCAAATCCCGAGGGAGAatccgcagagaagagagacgttCCGGAGGAACCTGGCGCTGGAAGCTCGTCTCCGGCGAGCACATCCGCTGCCGTGGAAGTGTCCGCTGGCCTCGCctcagaagacgcgcgggtGGGAGACAGTAAGCCCGAAGAAAACCCGGACAtaagcggagacagaggagtcTCAAAGCACCATTGAATGCCAGatgcgacgcggcgaagcaaCAGGCCCCCGATGCGCCTGTTCACCACCGCAAGCCCCGGGAAGAAGGCGTGCGTGAGTTCAAAGAAGTAGGCTGTTCCTTGAAGAGAGAACGTGACGAAATACTCTCCATCCCAACTGAGAAAGGGAACCACAAAACGCCACACTGCGTCGTCCAGCTTCCTCTTGGCTTgccgcgaggcctcgagTCCTCTGCACGGCTGAGGCTCGCCAGGAGGCACAGGAGACGCTGGACAGGCACTTccagaggctgcgcagcggctcggACCTTGCGCAGTCTGATggagcggcgctcgcctctgcgcgtttcTCGAAACCGAGAACggagcgaagcgacgcgggcgccagccgccCCAGGGGAAGAAAGCACTCACAGGCGCAagctgaggcggcggcgcagcaacTCCCTCCTCGCTGAAGCGAAGAGATCCGCTGGCGCGCACGTCCGCGAGAGCGGAAACGCCGTCGCCCACAAAAAGATCTGACAGCGCTGTCTCGCTTAtcggcgacagcgcgagaACTCGCGGTCGCCTTGACGCAGagtcgaggcgcgacgcggggTGTGGAGCCCCCTCGAGTTCATTCAGCGTCAAATGGAAAGGATGGAAAGCTCGGAGGTTGGCGCCCTGTtccgaggagagacgcgcttCCAGCGCAGCGGAAGAAATGTAGTcctggcgcttcgccgcagtgGGATGAAGCAAGGAAGACTGACTGTTGTAGGTGGGCTGAACGACGGACCATAAATACGTCAAGGAGAGACACAAAAGTCgagacgccagcgccagcagcagcacgcggacgcgcagctTCAAAAGGCCACTTCCAGCCTTTGAGGGCCTCTTCTCCATCTTTGCTCGCAAGGGCATCTTCGTTTGAGCAGACGATGTGTGTGaagagccgcgcccgcgaagggCAGCAACTGGAGTCAAGCAGGAAGCGGTTCGCGCGGATGCGGAAGGAGGAATGCCGACATGCGGCAAAGAAGAAAGCcaagcagcggagaagagaaccccgagaaagaggaaagaCGGGGGGAAGAAAGGATAGCTACGCGAGTGGCGGTCagcgcggcagagcgagcCCCGCGCTGAGCAATCTCATGCTTCCTCTTGCCGGTTTCGCAGCCGACAGCGGTTTTTCCAGCCTCTGGAAACTCATCAGGCGAAATTGTTTTTAGACTTGCATCTTCGAGGAACGGAGAGAATAGTGTTCGAAGACGGGATGCTGGTCGCGAGGCATGGTGGCGGAAAACGAACAGAACCAAACCGCGGGCAGTATCCTCACGAGGCCTCCTTCGGGTCATCCGGTATATGTCAtgcagacatatatatacgcagaTATACACACACTCATACATATGTCAGTGCGTCTATATAGAGTGAGAGGTGCAGCCCCGCGCGGCAGTGGatgtgcctctctgcgtgttcACTTCTGTCGCCCGGTCTCGGTCAGTAGGCAATTCTCATACATACGCACATGCGACTGGATGGAGCTAGTACGGAGACACTCGCACAAAAAGACGCAATCGGGTGCAGAAAGACAACTGCGGTTCTACCAAAGTATTCTaggagctgcgcctcgcaaTCTCTAGCAGTTGACATGTCCCGGTCGGCGCCAAGAACGTTTGATTCGTCCTCCGAACCGCGTCGAGGGTTCTCAGCAGCAGTgagaagcgagaaaacgcgTCAGCCGGAAACCGCCTCTCGGATTCTCCCTCCCAAGGAAAAGGACCGATTTCGTCTGCATTTCACTTTCGTTTGTGTGGAGGAAAGTGCGGTGTCCGCCTTTTCAACCGTAGCTGGctgcatacacacacacatgttGCGCTGCAACGCGAAAAGACGACAGGCGCAGGAGTTCTTCGGCTCTCTCGGGAGCTCAACCGTGCCGAGCGCGTcacgagacagagacagccgccGTGGCGGGGAACGAaacgccacacacacacacacacaaagcACAAGGCTTTCCGCGCGTTATGtttgcgccttcttcgtttctcCATCACCTCTTGGCAGATAAATATCCAAACTTCGTTTCTGAGCGggctcaggcgcgcgcggcaagaGTCTTGTCCGTGCCGGCTTTTCATTTTGGGGTTCGCAAGCTAGCCtcccttttcctctctctctcctttggCGACGATTTCAAGTTCTCTGCGTTTCTCCAGCATGGGAGCGGAAGTCGTCACGATCTGTCTCCAGCCAACAACACCTGTCGACTTCGATTTTGTCAAAATCTAGAATCCTTGATCTTCAACGGGGGTTTGGGGGACCTAGCTTTTTGCCTATGCTGCAACCGTGACACGGTACGGTGTGCGCGCCACTTTCCATTTTTTGACGCTATATTTCTTACGCAAAAAGCTCCCGAAAGAAGGAgttttctcgctctttctcCAACCTGTCGGCTTATTGGTTTGCCTTGTTAGAGTGCCATAAGGCCTTCGTGTTTCGTCCGTGGCTGGCAGCCCTCGTGAAGAGCTCCCGATCCGCAGATTCGCAGAATCGTCCGCTCTTCCTCGAGCGCCCCGAGTTTCTCGCGGGCTTTCCGCTTTAGCTATGTGTATAGACTCATTATGAACGAATATCAGAGACCTGACGACGTGTGTCTTTTTGCACCAACCTGAAGCGCAGACGGACCGCGCTGCATATGGCTATACAAACACTTtcgcatacatacatacatacatacatacatacatacatacatacatacatacataggcatatatacataggaCTGTGAgagcatatatatgtatatacagtATCCGTGGCACAGTGACGAGGCTTGCTTGTTTCCCGCAATTTATGTTTCCTCCTTCCGTTGCGCACAGTGTCTCCGATCACTTGCGTGTCAAGCGTCTACGGTATAGATTGTCTTCGCGCGCGGATGAGACCTGGCTCTGCGGCGTCAGACGCGAGGGACGGGCTGCGAGAGAGTGCAGGCCCGCGCATTTCTTCTCTCAGAAGTCGAATGGCGTGCCGAGGACGCGCCTCGCAAGAAACTGGGTCGGCTGCCGCCCCGCTTACTAGCGGCTTTCCTCCgagcgcgctcgcgtcgcgctctccgGGGGGCGAATGCTGCAGCAGTTGCCTTCCGGTCCTcgtcccgcctcgcgcgtgggGAGCGACGCACGTGGAAGGCGAAGTCGAGGACGACTTGCAGGCCTCTTGCAGAACCCAgccgctcgcttcttcggcgtcccCCGAGCGACAGTCGCGACGCCCTCTCcacgcagagaaggctgACGCTGCGCTACCAAGCTTTCAAGCTCCAGGGCATGCAGACTGCAGAGGCACAGATGGATTTGCTGCAGATGCCCCAGCAAGTGCGCTACCGGTGCCGATagctcctcgcgcgctttCGACTCGCACCGACGCCCGCGCTGACAGCAGCGCATCCCCAAGCCGGGATGGCCACGACCccgctcgcgtctctgtTTCAGCTGCCCCACTTCGGTGTGCATCGCCACGAAGACAGGAGACGGCGGACGCTCCAGCGCGTTCCCTCTCGTCGCCTTGCAGCGGAGCCTCgacctcgccgtcgtcgcagattcaggcaggcgcctctctgTTGGCGAGCCTCCGTGTTGCTGGCGATGCGCCTTCCGGGAAGGCTGCCTTCGACTTtctgggcgccgcctcagcgctCTCTCAGGTCCGCGAGTGCTTTCTCAGAGACAGCTCCGTCGCAGCGTCCGCCTCAGAAAGACGCAGCCCGCCGCGCACAAGGACCGGCGAGCCATGCGGTGACGCTCGCGCGTATCTCtccagagagacagcgaccgccgcagtctccactcgcgcagctgcaggccgcggactCGACTCCACCGCAGACGGTCTGAGAAATCGAGACTCCGAGTGCAAAATAAACGTagtctctgcgcatgcagctgtcGCGCCAACGGGTAACGGGCAGATGAggacagcagccgcaggcgatgCGTCGCCGCCACTGTCAGCGAGTGAAGGCGTAGGCTCCAACACTCTCTCAAGCAGCGCGTGTgaggagacagggagagACCGGCCTCaagccgctgtcgccgcggaaCTGGGGCTAGGTGAATCTGAGAGGGAGGTGCACGTCAATAGTGCGAGTGAAGAGGCCAGCGCCGAGCTGGAGCGAGAGGGTGGGCGTGTGTTGGAAGGCCTGCAACACATCCTGACGAACTTAACCGAGCCGCCTCAAGGAACATGTGGGATGACCGCGGCGGAACGCTGCCTGGGTGGACGCGCGTTGCTTCCGCGGCCTTTAGGGGCGCCGCATGAAGACAGAAACAGTCAACAAAGCGAGCCCGGAGGCGGCAATGGTGCTCAGCCGCCGAATGCTCTGAAACTTTTAGCCGCCTGCGCGATGGAATCAAACGCGACGAAAGCGGAGCTGCAAGGCCCGCGGAgtcacgcagacgccggcccTCGTCCGCGtagtgcggcgccgcgcgttgGCATGGACATCggggagcgcgaggcgataCAAGCCGATGCAGAGGTGTTAGGATGCGAGGAGGTGCCTCAGGAGGGTTCCAAGACACACGCGGAGTCGACGTCAGCCCCGGCGACCGCTTCACGTCTCCTCCCCGCCGTCgggcctcgcctgcagagcgagACCCCGGAACGCGGGCAAAgacgagagacagacgagcgcgaggaagccggcGAAAGGGCCTATCGGGAGCGTGCCAGTCTGGTGGCGAAAATGATATCCGAGCTAGGGGCGAACGAGggagcagcgacgcaggacGGAGACGCTCGACCCGAATGCGTGGGACGCGCTGCAAGTTTGGAAGAGGTAAAAGGCTCTGTGGACGAAGAggtgaaggcgcagacgcgcccggGGGTCAGGCGCGGAGCAAATATTGCACAGCAGACCttcgacagagaggaggagggaggcgagccggCCGGGCAGAGAGACGTGATGGATGCTCGTCGGGAGGAGGTATCGCGCGCTGGGCACGGCCTCAGCGTCTCTGGAGAGGCGTCActgccggcgggcgccgccaaGCCCTCGATGGATGAACCTGCCGCCACTCTCGCGAGTGAaagggaggcgcagctgtgCCACCGCGTGGGCGACGAAGCCCTCAAGGGAGGAGAAGcgtcgagagaggagagcgagcagcCTTCAGGTttgcgagagagggaggatgGAAatgcgcgtcctgcgcatTTTTCACAAAAAGTCCCGCAGGTTCCGGTGCGCGAGGAGCGTCTGTCAGGGAATGgtgccgcccgcgcgtctgGCACCTCTCTAGAGCCGCGCCCTGCGACGCTCCACTCGGACTCGCCGCGGGACGCGGACCTTCTTCTTGAACGTCGGCGGCACAGCAAGGAAGTTTTCGCCGCCCCTTCTGGCTTGCCATCACGCGAGACGCTCCACCCCGCACCCCCCGCTCCcgaggcgtcttcgccgcctggaCAGCCCAGCATACAGTGTTCCTCACTGGGGTCGTCGGGAGGCCCAGGCGACGACGGTGttcctggcggcgccgcttttGGCGCCTCGGGTCCACGAGATTCGCGCGTTGGTTtccaggctgcggcgccctcgcatGCGCCGACTTGGCGCCAGGCGCGTTGGCAGGACGCGGACTGCTTCCCGCCGCTTGCTTCGCCacctcctccctccgcgtcgccgacgccgtgTCGCTCTTttctggcgggcgcgccctGCCCGACTGCGAGGCTGCCGAGCTCCAGTCGAGCGAGAAACAAGCGCGTGTGgacctgcgcgccgccggactTCTTCGTGGATGGGCAGCTCGAAATGGCAAACGAGATCAGCGCACCCGCCCGCCCCACAGAGTCTCACCCGGAGCGCGAGGTGCGAGAAGAGGTGCCTGGAGGCGCCCCAAGTGCCAGCGCAGCGGTGTCTGGTGATCACGCGACGCTCGTGTCTGCGGGTAGTGTCGAGACTTCTTTCCAGCCCGCGCCCGCAAGCCTCGCTCCTTCGCccgcttcgtctctgccACCAGAAGTttccgcgccggcctgcgcATCCGatgcttcttcgtcgtcagAAAGTCTGTTGGCCTCCAGGGACGCGCCGGCAGGTCTCGCTTGTGGTTCTCCGTGTCGGGACTCAATAGGGACTTGCGTGTCACCTGCCTTCTCGGAGGCgggtgtctctgcttccgTGGCCGTTCCcgagacgggcgcgccgTTCTTGTCTGTGGCATCGTGCGCAGAGAGCTTTGCTGGGCCTTCTCAGCCGGCTACATCTTCAGCGCCTTCATCAtcgcctcttctttcgccGGCGATACGTGGTTCGATTCCGGGATCATCATCACCTGCGCGGGTTCTGGGTGAATCCCCCGGCGACATGCCGCGCGTCCCCGCTTCATTACAGCCTTGCCTTCCTTCGCAGACGGCTGTGGAACGCTCTTATTCCTTGCCCGCGTCAGCTGCGTACCCGAAGGCCaatgcgcgcgctgcagggctcgccgcgccttccgccgcggcgagccctgcggaggcgctggagaaggcagaggacaGAGAGAACAACGAGAGTGCGGTTTGTTTGGCTTTAGCCTCAGCTGCTCAAAAGGAGCTATCCGTCCGCAACGATTCGAAATCGCCTGGCGTCGAGGCGTGTGAGAAGCTGAAGCTCCGCGTGTCTATTGTCGATGGCGCTTTGGCGTCTGCTCGGGAGggcctgcgtcttcctccttctccacaggcatctgccgcctcgctgtcgcaggCCTCCCTGCCTCCTCCAGTCTTGTACGAATCCTCTCTGTGTTccgacggcgtcgtcgccagctgggcgccagcggctgtGGCGAGCGTTCCGACAGCGACGAAGGAATTCCATGACAAGGGGAGTGCAGGACCCCATCCGGGACTGGGTTCGCTCTCGACGCAGCGTAAGGAGCCTGCCTTTTGCATGCGCGAGCATATGACGCAGAATGGGGAAGAGATGCAGGAGTTCGTGTCAACAAAAGATGCACATGCCTTTCCCGCTGTGTGTTCATTCCCGCTGTCGAAGTGCGCATCGGGAACGCCTGATGCACCAGCATCCACCCCTGACAAAcccggcgcaggcgtgcaTCGGGAAGCCTCTCCTGTAAGTGAGGCGCCTCAgagtcttcctcctcgtccacGCACATCTGGTgtccgcgcggcctgcccGGCCTCTGCATACTCCTCACCGACCCACCCTTCGCCTTGCGAGTCACCGTGGCCTTCCGTAtctctgcctccttcctcACCTGCCACCGCAGGGGCGAGACGCACAGACCCTGTCTCCGGGCAGGGACTGCAGGTTCGCTTCGAAGCTCCAGAGAATGCCGCGCGtgaggcgacgaagcggaggaagacgctgTGGGCCTCTGACCCCTCGGGGGCCTCGGCGAGTGACGGGCAATGTTCAGAGCTGCCGTGCGCGTTTGGGCAAGTGTGCAGCCCGCCGAGCGCAAAAGCAAGCCGCTCCCGCGCTGCACAGGCCGCGAACATCTCTGAATCGAAGGgggcggagccgcagggTGCGGGCACTTTCTCGCCTCAGGATCGGCGCGACCTGGAGATCCTCGAGCGTGTGGGTCGAGTCCGTGTTGGAGACCGGATCGAGGTATGTTGGAGCATCACtgccggaggcggagaaaaagTGCATGGCGAGGGAAAGACGAAACGAAGCGAGACACGCGGGAAACGCCAtcgcagcgaggcgggcggctcAAAACAGCGAGAGAGTTACGCGGGAAgcggggcgcgcgcgggcctaCCCGAGAAAGAAAACTCTGGCAGTTTCCACTGCGGAAGCGCATCTTCGCTAGCCAGCAGCAGGctgtcctcctccgcagtgTCAGACGGGAGTGGTGAGGCGAGTGACGGGGAaggcgcgccctcctcagcTTCTGAGGAAAAATTCGTGTGGTGGCCTGCGCGTGTGGCGTGGTTccctggcgcgcggcgcgtcggtcacgaagacggcgggcggcgcgtcaTGCTGCTGCAGTACGAGGCGTTTGAGGGCTTCCCGGCGGAGTCTGCGCTGGTCGTCTTCATCGGTCCCAACCAGCTCCTCcacctcggcgcgccgccgcccgaggAGGCCCACCCTGCGGATGTGCACCGAGTCCGGGGGGGCGACGGACAAGTCGGGGTAcggacgcagcggcgagagagccCAGCGGCTGGCGACGGCAAGCCCGACtgccgcgaaggagggagacaaaaacgcgagagagaagaaccAGAGCCCGCAGGGGCGCCTGCATCGTTTCTGGAGACGGACGCGCCGACCCTCATTTTCAAACGGCCAGGCGAACCGCCGCCAGGTGAGAGAGActggcgcgaggcccgccAGGCCCCGCAAGGCACGTCTACGCGAATCTTTCACGGAGGTCTTCGGATCCTCAGACGCTGACGTCGCCTGCCGAGTGCCCGAGCTGTTAAAGCGGGGTATGCATTCAAACAGGCGCTTTCGCGTCGTGCGTGTGACTCTAATAAGGATTTTGTCTCCTTTTCAAACAGAGGATTGCAGCGCCAAGCGCGGCCAGCGGAGCCGTGAAATGGAGCAGCGGTAGAGCGAGCGAGTGATACCACGCGTGTCTCTTGTTGTGTTTCGGATTTTTATTCTGTTCTTGACTCTGATGAAAAGCTCCCGGAACCACAAGTGAAGACTGTccgagagaggcacgcgcaTATGCAGTTTTCGTGGGTTGTGCGCTCATCTGTCAGAGGACTGTGATGTCGAGATCGACGATGGGGCTTCCTTTTCAATCGCGGAGATCCTTCAAGAGCAAGCTCGTTTGGATCAGGAACAGGTCCGCGAAGCGCAGTCAGACCTACTGTTGCTGTCCTTCTTGAGCCGAGAGCGTATAACGGAGGCTTTCCTGCTTCTGCCGCGAGATGCATGCAGACAGCGGCAAGGAGTGCTGTTTTGCGCTTCCCGTGACGAGCAAGATGGACTGCGCGACAAGCCGCGCAATCGAACGTGAAAAGGAAGCGGCGTGCGACCTGCGACAGGCGCCAGTGAAGCACAGCATATATTACTTAATGTTGAGGAATGCGTGTTGATGCTCACAGAATGTTGTCTACCTCCGTAA is a genomic window of Besnoitia besnoiti strain Bb-Ger1 chromosome IV, whole genome shotgun sequence containing:
- a CDS encoding hypothetical protein (encoded by transcript BESB_053350), which gives rise to MRPGSAASDARDGLRESAGPRISSLRSRMACRGRASQETGSAAAPLTSGFPPSALASRSPGGECCSSCLPVLVPPRAWGATHVEGEVEDDLQASCRTQPLASSASPERQSRRPLHAEKADAALPSFQAPGHADCRGTDGFAADAPASALPVPIAPRALSTRTDARADSSASPSRDGHDPARVSVSAAPLRCASPRRQETADAPARSLSSPCSGASTSPSSQIQAGASLLASLRVAGDAPSGKAAFDFLGAASALSQVRECFLRDSSVAASASERRSPPRTRTGEPCGDARAYLSRETATAAVSTRAAAGRGLDSTADGLRNRDSECKINVVSAHAAVAPTGNGQMRTAAAGDASPPLSASEGVGSNTLSSSACEETGRDRPQAAVAAELGLGESEREVHVNSASEEASAELEREGGRVLEGLQHILTNLTEPPQGTCGMTAAERCLGGRALLPRPLGAPHEDRNSQQSEPGGGNGAQPPNALKLLAACAMESNATKAELQGPRSHADAGPRPRSAAPRVGMDIGEREAIQADAEVLGCEEVPQEGSKTHAESTSAPATASRLLPAVGPRLQSETPERGQRRETDEREEAGERAYRERASLVAKMISELGANEGAATQDGDARPECVGRAASLEEVKGSVDEEVKAQTRPGVRRGANIAQQTFDREEEGGEPAGQRDVMDARREEVSRAGHGLSVSGEASLPAGAAKPSMDEPAATLASEREAQLCHRVGDEALKGGEASREESEQPSGLREREDGNARPAHFSQKVPQVPVREERLSGNGAARASGTSLEPRPATLHSDSPRDADLLLERRRHSKEVFAAPSGLPSRETLHPAPPAPEASSPPGQPSIQCSSLGSSGGPGDDGVPGGAAFGASGPRDSRVGFQAAAPSHAPTWRQARWQDADCFPPLASPPPPSASPTPCRSFLAGAPCPTARLPSSSRARNKRVWTCAPPDFFVDGQLEMANEISAPARPTESHPEREVREEVPGGAPSASAAVSGDHATLVSAGSVETSFQPAPASLAPSPASSLPPEVSAPACASDASSSSESLLASRDAPAGLACGSPCRDSIGTCVSPAFSEAGVSASVAVPETGAPFLSVASCAESFAGPSQPATSSAPSSSPLLSPAIRGSIPGSSSPARVLGESPGDMPRVPASLQPCLPSQTAVERSYSLPASAAYPKANARAAGLAAPSAAASPAEALEKAEDRENNESAVCLALASAAQKELSVRNDSKSPGVEACEKLKLRVSIVDGALASAREGLRLPPSPQASAASLSQASLPPPVLYESSLCSDGVVASWAPAAVASVPTATKEFHDKGSAGPHPGLGSLSTQRKEPAFCMREHMTQNGEEMQEFVSTKDAHAFPAVCSFPLSKCASGTPDAPASTPDKPGAGVHREASPVSEAPQSLPPRPRTSGVRAACPASAYSSPTHPSPCESPWPSVSLPPSSPATAGARRTDPVSGQGLQVRFEAPENAAREATKRRKTLWASDPSGASASDGQCSELPCAFGQVCSPPSAKASRSRAAQAANISESKGAEPQGAGTFSPQDRRDLEILERVGRVRVGDRIEVCWSITAGGGEKVHGEGKTKRSETRGKRHRSEAGGSKQRESYAGSGARAGLPEKENSGSFHCGSASSLASSRLSSSAVSDGSGEASDGEGAPSSASEEKFVWWPARVAWFPGARRVGHEDGGRRVMLLQYEAFEGFPAESALVVFIGPNQLLHLGAPPPEEAHPADVHRVRGGDGQVGVRTQRRESPAAGDGKPDCREGGRQKREREEPEPAGAPASFLETDAPTLIFKRPGEPPPEDCDVEIDDGASFSIAEILQEQARLDQEQGTTDTPSALHVLHSQFDALPLLTQMCMAAGYRHFADQFLTWLGEVVRARGDGCTLSKDDIDRFASTLRRDSNSTGLSSSFSH
- a CDS encoding hypothetical protein (encoded by transcript BESB_053340), which gives rise to MPLRAKMEKRPSKAGSGLLKLRVRVLLLALASRLLCLSLTYLWSVVQPTYNSQSSLLHPTAAKRQDYISSAALEARLSSEQGANLRAFHPFHLTLNELEGAPHPASRLDSASRRPRVLALSPISETALSDLFVGDGVSALADVRASGSLRFSEEGVAAPPPQLAPVSAFFPWGGWRPRRFAPFSVSRNAQRRAPLHQTAQGPSRCAASGSACPASPVPPGEPQPCRGLEASRQAKRKLDDAVWRFVVPFLSWDGEYFVTFSLQGTAYFFELTHAFFPGLAVVNRRIGGLLLRRVASGIQWCFETPLSPLMSGFSSGLLSPTRASSEARPADTSTAADVLAGDELPAPGSSGTSLFSADSPSGFDDATLYGLAAVFVSNVAFVLAAIGVFEVARLHLRAEKKAAEDAKQAASSPGRPWLTAVRHRDGELLPSIGAQAPRRRSDRRGWLAERGAESAEAASGKTNEREEERGAGEGGDHRRIAFLAAGWFCFSAANIHMSAAYTESLFAALSAWGLYLLLSSERRLAAASTRSVSRKASTLCAHGRNAVYETSRQREMDSEEGQVTCWSSSRSATSEAGRARCGSRARLAWGDDASPTGSAGERLSGDTTTKAESRRGGVVGAACRAVRGETENATQRLTSRPGEDMASGASLQVKRRDSFSQGNERERRNCGRLLVAAGTHWLVALAQAITVVLPVFLVMAYPFYLYCACPVVSEGASNASCQVASYFFGQPEPRETTIAAESETSLHVFGPDSSAFANPKAFPGTSFAPPEETLTAPSGSALRSAPVASATLAQTSLPSPLTFTQFASSALVVGLPRALWFLASAIPRLFSTPASSWAAEVKEAAVKLASESWRVSDTRAGGNRHFAERAGAAEVLEAFPDAALDTETLKLWAERSEQCSAEGGDRAGLCPHAQSEARGAHRRAGSLERTVDASQERCPQWCRARVPNIYPWIQREYWDVCFLGFFRFKKLYLILLSLPFYFLGVSCILFYLRRRRRAKRRGQRPDDDARASDTGVSRHRLEEDRPPRAGKEDEMSDKQLQPRGRRSCGSLCREGRRIVAALALDEAFGELCQLAFLMGFMFLCGNTNVFVRLSTASPVLFLNIARIHDTYTRRRRPTASCNTSTSSSTFLQSCCLFFTSSSRACSHVDCKSPAALPEGNGKQHGASAESPGRPLPQGRAAELRELLDESLNAAPPGWQWWGFLSAVILLPHFLGPLLFGCYVTWT